The proteins below come from a single Stenotrophomonas lactitubi genomic window:
- a CDS encoding DUF1629 domain-containing protein encodes MESIEPMVPNQPRRGEFFLLMPDTTRGGKGHGVVFDNVKKLRTPPRLILRPEGGGFPPLAEKPLLVHSPKKGGLPEDLEGGMSGYWLVSERLRNAFVSVDPNGFEFAESEYRLANGSEGPRYFLCDVTRVIDAVDEAASKLRVVRDDGYPGGKFYDLRGGSSLAFRKDAVNHAHIFRTPYSGNLVFCDSALRNAVLAAGIGGRGESRGLSFTDAADI; translated from the coding sequence ATGGAGTCAATTGAGCCAATGGTGCCAAACCAGCCCAGGCGTGGAGAGTTCTTTCTCTTGATGCCAGATACCACGCGAGGGGGAAAGGGACACGGGGTAGTGTTCGACAATGTAAAAAAGCTCCGCACGCCGCCACGCCTGATCCTGCGTCCTGAAGGTGGAGGATTTCCACCTTTGGCAGAGAAGCCGCTGCTGGTTCATTCGCCTAAGAAGGGAGGGCTTCCCGAAGATCTTGAAGGAGGGATGAGCGGTTACTGGCTCGTCTCGGAGCGCTTGCGCAACGCGTTCGTCTCTGTCGATCCGAACGGATTCGAGTTTGCGGAGAGCGAATACCGCCTCGCCAATGGATCTGAAGGGCCGCGCTACTTCCTCTGCGATGTGACTCGAGTGATCGATGCGGTCGATGAAGCTGCGTCAAAGCTCCGCGTCGTTCGCGACGACGGCTATCCCGGAGGCAAGTTTTACGACCTCAGGGGTGGGAGTTCCCTGGCGTTCCGAAAGGATGCCGTCAACCACGCGCACATATTCCGAACGCCGTACTCGGGGAACCTGGTTTTCTGTGACAGCGCTTTGCGTAATGCGGTTCTGGCCGCCGGCATCGGCGGGAGGGGCGAGTCGCGAGGATTATCGTTTACGGACGCAGCTGATATCTGA